In Natronoarchaeum philippinense, the genomic window GGTAGAAACAGGATTCGTAGCCCGTGTGGCAGGCGCCGCCCTCTTGGTCGACGCGGTAGATCAGGGCGTCGCCGTCGCAGTCGGCGCGGATCTCCTCGACGTGTTGGACGTGCCCGCTGGTCGCGCCTTTCTCCCAAAGTTCCTCGCGGCTCCGGGAGTAGTAGTGGGCGCGGCCGGTCTCGCGGGTGCGCTCGACGGCCTCGGGCGTGACGTACGCCAGCATCAGGATTTCGCCGGACTCGGCGTCTTGGGCGACCGCGGGAATCCGCCCGGAGTCGCCGAAGTCGAGGTCGACGGCGGCGTCTACGTCGCTCATGAGAAAGTCGAGGCCCGACGCCGAGGTATGCTTTTTGGTCGGAACGCCGAGGTGCTGGGACGGTCCGCGAGGACACCGCCGCGCCGGCGGGCGGATCAGACCAGCCCGATGAAGCGCAGAATCGTAAACAGCACGTCGCCGTAGACGAGCGCGACGACCAGCCCCGCGAACAGCGGGACGATAAACGGAATGCCCGGCGAGATCCAGACAGTATCCTCTGTGGCGAGCACGTCCAGCCCGTCACGGAGCCCCTCGGGCGTCGTCCCGTAGGCCGAACCGTCGATAGCCGCCAGAAACGCCGCGGCGCCCCACGGGTCCTCGTAGTCGGCGTCCGGTCGGTGGGCGCCGCCGTCGGTTTCGCCAGGTTCGGCGTCTGCTGGGGTGGCATCGGCGTCGACACCGACCGCCGTCGCAGGATCGTCCGACAACACGGCGCCGTCGGTCGGCGGGTTCGGCTCCTCGGGCAGCGTGTCGGGATCGCGGTAGTAGTCGGGACGCTCGCGCAGTTCCGAGAGCGAGAGCCCGCGCCAGCGCAGATACATCCGGAGCGCGTCGAGGTCGAGCCCGCGGCGGGTCAGCCCGTCGGGGCGTTCGAGCAACTGGCCGTGAGCGCTGGCAACCGCGGTCCACGGGCGCTCCAGCCCCACCGCCATCGCCGAGGTAAATCGGCGTCTGGCGGCGTTGTACAGGACGAGCGCGACGGGGTAGGCCGCCGCGACGATCACGGCGTTCGTGAGGACGGTAAAGGAGAACACCCCGACGGTCGTCTGGACGATCGGGAACTCCTGGCTCCCACCGAGCAGGAAGTACGACGGAAACGCCGGGAACAGCACGGCGAGCACCATCAGCGCCTTCGCGTCGGCGCCGCCGAAGCCGCCGATGCGCCAGAAGATGTAGGCCAGTGGGACGACCAGCCCGACGCTGATCGCCACTTGGCTGAGGAATCGCCGCCAGACGTAGCCGCCCGTCGCCGACAGATCAAGCGCCTGCAGCCCAAGCGCGAGGACGGCCAGCGCGAGCAGCGGCAGCCACGTCGCGTTGGGCACGCGACGAATCTTCACGTCACGCCACGCGGCCCACCCGAACACGGGTACGGCGAGCAAGCGCAGAAGATCCGACGCCGGCGCCAACACGAGTCCGAG contains:
- the hisI gene encoding phosphoribosyl-AMP cyclohydrolase, with product MSDVDAAVDLDFGDSGRIPAVAQDAESGEILMLAYVTPEAVERTRETGRAHYYSRSREELWEKGATSGHVQHVEEIRADCDGDALIYRVDQEGGACHTGYESCFYRTLDGETVGEQVFDPDAVYE
- a CDS encoding A24 family peptidase produces the protein MIDLGLVLAPASDLLRLLAVPVFGWAAWRDVKIRRVPNATWLPLLALAVLALGLQALDLSATGGYVWRRFLSQVAISVGLVVPLAYIFWRIGGFGGADAKALMVLAVLFPAFPSYFLLGGSQEFPIVQTTVGVFSFTVLTNAVIVAAAYPVALVLYNAARRRFTSAMAVGLERPWTAVASAHGQLLERPDGLTRRGLDLDALRMYLRWRGLSLSELRERPDYYRDPDTLPEEPNPPTDGAVLSDDPATAVGVDADATPADAEPGETDGGAHRPDADYEDPWGAAAFLAAIDGSAYGTTPEGLRDGLDVLATEDTVWISPGIPFIVPLFAGLVVALVYGDVLFTILRFIGLV